In Chiroxiphia lanceolata isolate bChiLan1 chromosome 2, bChiLan1.pri, whole genome shotgun sequence, a single genomic region encodes these proteins:
- the KATNAL1 gene encoding katanin p60 ATPase-containing subunit A-like 1 isoform X1: MNLAEICDNAKKGREYALLGNYDSSMVYYQGVIQQIQRHCQSIRDPAIKGKWQQVRQELVEEYEQVKGIVNTLESFKMDRPPDISVSCQDEPFRDPAVWPPPVPAEHRAPPQIKRPNREGKSLRKDSPGLQPRGPAGRAHVVSKGEKSAGSRERESRARGRDDKGKKISQEFGDGEIPKFDGAGYDKDLIEALERDIVSRNPSIHWDDIADLEEAKKLLREAVVLPMWMPDFFKGIRRPWKGVLMVGPPGTGKTMLAKAVATECGTTFFNVSSSTLTSKYRGESEKLVRLLFEMARFYAPTTIFIDEIDSICSRRGTSDEHEASRRVKSELLVQMDRVGGALENDDPSKMLWYYLLQIFPGISTKLSDGDWRRGLYTFAHSKRQSRTT, translated from the exons ATGAACCTGGCGGAGATTTGTGATAATGccaaaaaaggaagagaatatGCACTCCTTGGGAATTATGACTCTTCTATGGTATATTACCAGGGTGTCATCCAGCAAATCCAAAGACATTGCCAGTCAATCAGAGATCCAGCAATTAAGGGCAAATGGCAACAG GTCCGACAAGAATTAGTTGAAGAATATGAACAAGTTAAGGGCATTGTCAACACCTTAGAGAGTTTTAAAATGGACAGACCTCCAGACATCTCTGTATCCTGTCAAGATGAGCCTTTTAGAGATCCAGCTGTTTGGCCTCCTCCTGTTCCAGCTGAACACAG AGCTCCACCTCAGATAAAACGTCCCAACCGAGAAGGAAAGTCTTTGAGGAAGGACTCCCCAGGACTGCAGCCACGTGGGCCCGCAGGCAGAGCACATGTGGTATCCAAGGGTGAGAAGTCTGCAGGCAGCCGTGAAAGGGAATCCAGAGCTAGAGGAAGAGATGACAAG ggaaagaaaatatcccaaGAATTTGGTGATGGGGAAATTCCAAAATTTGATGGAGCAGGCTATGACAAAGACCTGATCGAAGCTCTTGAAAGAGACATTGTATCAAGGAATCCAAGCATTCATTG GGATGACATAGCAGATTTAGAAGAAGCCAAGAAATTGTTAAGAGAAGCTGTTGTTCTTCCAATGTGGATGCCTGATTTTTTCAAAGGGATCAGAAGACCTTGGAAG GGTGTGCTGATGGTTGGTCCTCCTGGCACTGGCAAAACAATGCTAGCAAAAGCTGTTGCTACAGAATGTGGAACGACATTCTTCAATGTGTCTTCCTCTACACTGACATCTAAATACAGAGGCGAGTCTGAGAAGCTGGTCCGCCTCTTGTTTGAAATG GCACGGTTTTATGCTCCAACAACAATCTTCATTGATGAGATAGATTCCATCTGCAGCCGCAGAGGCACGTCTGACGAACACGAGGCCAGTCGCAGAGTCAAGTCAGAGCTGCTTGTGCAAATGGA CAGGGTAGGTGGTGCTCTGGAAAATGATGACCCTTCCAAGATGTTATGGTATTATCTGCTACAAATTTTCCCTGGGATATCGACGAAGCTCTCCGACGGAGACTGGAGAAGAGGATTATATACCTTTGCCCACAG caaaaggcagagcagaactACTTAA
- the KATNAL1 gene encoding katanin p60 ATPase-containing subunit A-like 1 isoform X2, translating to MNLAEICDNAKKGREYALLGNYDSSMVYYQGVIQQIQRHCQSIRDPAIKGKWQQVRQELVEEYEQVKGIVNTLESFKMDRPPDISVSCQDEPFRDPAVWPPPVPAEHRAPPQIKRPNREGKSLRKDSPGLQPRGPAGRAHVVSKGEKSAGSRERESRARGRDDKGKKISQEFGDGEIPKFDGAGYDKDLIEALERDIVSRNPSIHWDDIADLEEAKKLLREAVVLPMWMPDFFKGIRRPWKGVLMVGPPGTGKTMLAKAVATECGTTFFNVSSSTLTSKYRGESEKLVRLLFEMARFYAPTTIFIDEIDSICSRRGTSDEHEASRRVKSELLVQMDGVGGALENDDPSKMLWYYLLQIFPGISTKLSDGDWRRGLYTFAHSKRQSRTT from the exons ATGAACCTGGCGGAGATTTGTGATAATGccaaaaaaggaagagaatatGCACTCCTTGGGAATTATGACTCTTCTATGGTATATTACCAGGGTGTCATCCAGCAAATCCAAAGACATTGCCAGTCAATCAGAGATCCAGCAATTAAGGGCAAATGGCAACAG GTCCGACAAGAATTAGTTGAAGAATATGAACAAGTTAAGGGCATTGTCAACACCTTAGAGAGTTTTAAAATGGACAGACCTCCAGACATCTCTGTATCCTGTCAAGATGAGCCTTTTAGAGATCCAGCTGTTTGGCCTCCTCCTGTTCCAGCTGAACACAG AGCTCCACCTCAGATAAAACGTCCCAACCGAGAAGGAAAGTCTTTGAGGAAGGACTCCCCAGGACTGCAGCCACGTGGGCCCGCAGGCAGAGCACATGTGGTATCCAAGGGTGAGAAGTCTGCAGGCAGCCGTGAAAGGGAATCCAGAGCTAGAGGAAGAGATGACAAG ggaaagaaaatatcccaaGAATTTGGTGATGGGGAAATTCCAAAATTTGATGGAGCAGGCTATGACAAAGACCTGATCGAAGCTCTTGAAAGAGACATTGTATCAAGGAATCCAAGCATTCATTG GGATGACATAGCAGATTTAGAAGAAGCCAAGAAATTGTTAAGAGAAGCTGTTGTTCTTCCAATGTGGATGCCTGATTTTTTCAAAGGGATCAGAAGACCTTGGAAG GGTGTGCTGATGGTTGGTCCTCCTGGCACTGGCAAAACAATGCTAGCAAAAGCTGTTGCTACAGAATGTGGAACGACATTCTTCAATGTGTCTTCCTCTACACTGACATCTAAATACAGAGGCGAGTCTGAGAAGCTGGTCCGCCTCTTGTTTGAAATG GCACGGTTTTATGCTCCAACAACAATCTTCATTGATGAGATAGATTCCATCTGCAGCCGCAGAGGCACGTCTGACGAACACGAGGCCAGTCGCAGAGTCAAGTCAGAGCTGCTTGTGCAAATGGATG GGGTAGGTGGTGCTCTGGAAAATGATGACCCTTCCAAGATGTTATGGTATTATCTGCTACAAATTTTCCCTGGGATATCGACGAAGCTCTCCGACGGAGACTGGAGAAGAGGATTATATACCTTTGCCCACAG caaaaggcagagcagaactACTTAA